The following coding sequences are from one Arachis hypogaea cultivar Tifrunner chromosome 7, arahy.Tifrunner.gnm2.J5K5, whole genome shotgun sequence window:
- the LOC112703542 gene encoding 1-aminocyclopropane-1-carboxylate oxidase homolog 1 isoform X1 gives MESEEAEGTIVKMMNNCDDRMSELKAFDDTKGGVKGLVDGGVTKIPTMFHHPLDKFPNSSSTEHSLIPVIDLEGVTKDPITRQQVVSRIREASETWGFFQVVNHGIPGSVLEEMKEGIKRFFEQDVEVKKEVYSRDNTKPFIYNSNFDLYSSSALNWRDTFGCQLVPLIGKPQDLPQVCRDILLEYGNNVMKLGITLFELLSESLNLHSNYLRDMELGCTDQISCAGHYYPPCPEPELTMGTTKHSDGAFLTVLLQDHIGGLQILHNDKWIDVHPVPETLVVNIGDLLQLLTNDRFKSVQHRVLANKNDSRVSIASFFGYNSLASSTKLVSPIKELLSEDNPPKFKETTIAEYAAYFRAKGLGNNPLQDFRI, from the exons ATGGAGAGTGAAGAAGCAGAAGGCACAATAGTGAAGATGATGAATAATTGTGATGATAGGATGAGTGAACTGAAGGCATTTGATGACACAAAAGGCGGTGTTAAGGGTCTTGTTGATGGAGGTGTTACAAAGATTCCAACTATGTTTCATCATCCACTTGATAAATTCCCAAATTCCTCCAGTACAGAGCACAGCCTGATTCCTGTCATAGATCTTGAAGGTGTTACCAAAGATCCAATCACACGCCAACAAGTTGTTTCAAGAATCAGGGAAGCATCTGAGACATGGGGTTTCTTCCAAGTGGTAAATCATGGCATCCCTGGGAGTGTTCTTGAGGAGATGaaagaggggattaaaaggttCTTTGAACAAGATGTTGAGGTTAAGAAAGAGGTATATAGCCGTGATAATACGAAGCCATTTATTTATAATAGTAATTTTGATCTTTATAGTTCATCAGCACTCAATTGGAGAGATACTTTTGGATGCCAATTAGTTCCTCTGATTGGCAAACCTCAAGACTTGCCACAAGTATGCAG GGACATACTTTTAGAGTATGGGAATAATGTTATGAAGTTAGGAATCACACTCTTTGAATTACTCTCAGAATCTCTAAATCTGCATTCAAATTATTTAAGAGACATGGAATTGGGTTGTACTGATCAAATTAGTTGTGCCGGCCATTACTATCCCCCTTGTCCTGAGCCAGAACTCACTATGGGAACCACCAAACATTCGGATGGCGCTTTTCTTACTGTTCTTCTCCAAGACCATATTGGTGGCCTCCAAATTCTTCATAACGACAAATGGATTGATGTACACCCTGTGCCTGAAACTTTAGTGGTTAATATTGGTGATCTTCTACAG CTACTAACGAATGACAGATTTAAAAGTGTTCAACATAGAGTGTTGGCAAATAAAAATGATTCAAGAGTATCTATTGCATCTTTTTTTGGCTATAACAGTCTCGCTTCATCAACAAAGCTCGTCAGTCCGATAAAAGAATTATTATCTGAAGACAATCCTCCGAAATTTAAAGAAACCACAATTGCAGAGTATGCAGCCTACTTTAGAGCCAAAGGCCTTGGAAACAATCCTCTTCAAGACTTTAGAATTTAA
- the LOC112703542 gene encoding 1-aminocyclopropane-1-carboxylate oxidase homolog 1 isoform X2, translating to MESEEAEGTIVKMMNNCDDRMSELKAFDDTKGGVKGLVDGGVTKIPTMFHHPLDKFPNSSSTEHSLIPVIDLEGVTKDPITRQQVVSRIREASETWGFFQVVNHGIPGSVLEEMKEGIKRFFEQDVEVKKEVYSRDNTKPFIYNSNFDLYSSSALNWRDTFGCQLVPLIGKPQDLPQVCRDILLEYGNNVMKLGITLFELLSESLNLHSNYLRDMELGCTDQISCAGHYYPPCPEPELTMGTTKHSDGAFLTVLLQDHIGGLQILHNDKWIDVHPVPETLVVNIGDLLQSRFINKARQSDKRIII from the exons ATGGAGAGTGAAGAAGCAGAAGGCACAATAGTGAAGATGATGAATAATTGTGATGATAGGATGAGTGAACTGAAGGCATTTGATGACACAAAAGGCGGTGTTAAGGGTCTTGTTGATGGAGGTGTTACAAAGATTCCAACTATGTTTCATCATCCACTTGATAAATTCCCAAATTCCTCCAGTACAGAGCACAGCCTGATTCCTGTCATAGATCTTGAAGGTGTTACCAAAGATCCAATCACACGCCAACAAGTTGTTTCAAGAATCAGGGAAGCATCTGAGACATGGGGTTTCTTCCAAGTGGTAAATCATGGCATCCCTGGGAGTGTTCTTGAGGAGATGaaagaggggattaaaaggttCTTTGAACAAGATGTTGAGGTTAAGAAAGAGGTATATAGCCGTGATAATACGAAGCCATTTATTTATAATAGTAATTTTGATCTTTATAGTTCATCAGCACTCAATTGGAGAGATACTTTTGGATGCCAATTAGTTCCTCTGATTGGCAAACCTCAAGACTTGCCACAAGTATGCAG GGACATACTTTTAGAGTATGGGAATAATGTTATGAAGTTAGGAATCACACTCTTTGAATTACTCTCAGAATCTCTAAATCTGCATTCAAATTATTTAAGAGACATGGAATTGGGTTGTACTGATCAAATTAGTTGTGCCGGCCATTACTATCCCCCTTGTCCTGAGCCAGAACTCACTATGGGAACCACCAAACATTCGGATGGCGCTTTTCTTACTGTTCTTCTCCAAGACCATATTGGTGGCCTCCAAATTCTTCATAACGACAAATGGATTGATGTACACCCTGTGCCTGAAACTTTAGTGGTTAATATTGGTGATCTTCTACAG TCTCGCTTCATCAACAAAGCTCGTCAGTCCGATAAAAGAATTATTATCTGA